The genomic stretch CACTGCAACTAAACTGCAAGTTTCATGTCATAACATGCTGCATTCCTTTTCTGAAAGTAGAATAGTTGAGATCATCCCAATTGCAATACTCAGATTCAAAGAACAAGTACCAAACTTTGTCATCCTTGATGCATTCATAGAGTTTCTGAAACTTAACCCATGCTTGGCTCTATCCTTGGAGAGTGCTTCCTATCTTGTTGTAAATGGAGAATTCATTTAGTAAGCAGTACTTTTCTGATTCATTTTCCTGATACTTAGTCTGGCTGCAAGCAACTACAAATTTTGATTAGGTTCAACCCAGTGATCATTTAAGCGAAATTTGTGATATATTCAAATGTTTTAACTGCTTGATTCGGAGACCGAAAGCCCCTGAATCTCACAGTAAGACCTTAATTTTCATCATAATCTTTTCATAGGCTATCATCTCTTGGGAACAATGCACTTGGGCATGACTTGCCTTGTGGTGCGGTGAGAGTTGGAGCTTCTACATTGTAGAAGCATGTGAACCAAGAAATCCAGGTgaaagaagatgatgatgccTGAGTCTTTTCATGCCCCTCTTCAGTTTGTGCAGCTGAGAAAGGAATTGAaggatgagaaagagagagagagactacatTATGATTGTTCATGGTCTCACAAGCACATGCATGTTCTTAGGTTGGTCATGAACCCATCTTGTGTCAGAAACAAAAGGACAAGCCTTTGCCATGATGTATCAGAATTGGTTCCTTCTGGTATCTTTCATGCACAACCTGTGATCTTTGTCAATTTCTAAGATGGATGTCATCATGTGAATCTGGTAGAACTCGTTGATGCATCTCTACTATAATATCACATTGTTCCTGAAACTGTCACAGAAGATCTATACCTCATCACAATTGCTGTACTACAATAATTTCCTTTCACAAACTACACATCTCTCTTCAGTATTTGCTTTTGCAGTAGTTTTTTCATCACAAACTGTTCATTTTTCTCTCACTAGTTTTGTAGATGTCACTAATTTCCTTTCATCACAATCACCTCATCTTCTACAGAAATTTCCAATTAATGACATGACTGCTAATCCAGCAGCAAAAGACTCAGCGGATGGACAGATCAAAACTACTCATACTGATACTAACAAAACCACATGAAGCAATAAATTGGAGCAAGAAGCTCTCAATGAAGTCAACAACCATTCATACATGGAACAAGATGGCATCTGCATCCTGAGCAGTAACACAAAGGAATCAGAAACAAGAACAGAAATGGGGAAGAGCTGCACCTAAGCATATCGGCTAAACCAAGGTTAACAATAGACATCCTTGTCGTTCCTGAAAGCACAGCATCCTATTAAGTAGATGACAACGAGGAAGATGAGGAGCACAAAATTAATGACAGCAATCTTCTTCCAGTCATGCTTGAGGTTGGCAAGAACCCCTGCCTTGCAAGATTGGCAGTCATAGCAGAGAGTGGATGGATCATTTTGCCATGAATTGCAGTCTGGCAAATCAGATGAGTAAAAGCCAGGAGGTTTAGTCCATGCAGTTCCATTAATGTAGGTGAAGTTGCATGCACTTGGAGGCTTGCAGCATCCAGACTGCACCAAGATGACAGAATGCAAGCAGAAAAGAAGGTTAGTACATGTATCTTCTCAGTAAAAAACTATAGATGATAATGTTTACATCGAATGCCATTATGAATTCTATCTGTGTAGTTTATTTGAATCAAAACCATCTGAAATATATGTAGCCTGGAATCATAGTGTGTTTACATGTGAGAATAAGAAGAAAAAGCAAGAAGAGGAGACAAGCATGTTGAACATGGAAGTCATGTTCATAAACTTGAATCACCAACACATACTTAGATTCAAGAGCTGGAAATAGACTTGTTGATTCATTGTAGTGCTCTGGAGAAATCTTTTTGAAGCCTTGTGGATAAGCAGAATAAAGAACAGTAAGAACATATTTATGCAGACCTATTTGCTTTCAAATCTTAGAGTAGTATGCCTAAAAAATGATTGAAACATACAAAAATATGCCTAGAGAATAATTAATACAAAAACATCTAGGATTTTAGAGAAGTATGCAAAGAAAGAATTGAAATGCATCTGGAGTTACATTAAATTTAATATAATCCATGTAAAATGAGTGCTCATTAGCCACAAGAGAatggaattattattatttgcagTTCAAAATAGGCAACAGGAATGTGGTGGGGATTGATCAAACACAGAGAAAGATGAATGTGCATCCACTAAATAGGAGTTGTCAGCATCAACTAACAGAGATGTATGTGATCTAAGAGCAATTGAAAGCATAATCTAACTGCATCCTTGTCTCCCCTAGTGCTGCTTATGGCATATCTTTGCATGCAGCAAACTCCACTTAAATTGTTTGGGACAATGAGGGAATACATTCTGTGCAACAAATTTTAATCCTGGAATCATCATATGAGATCATCACAAGCATGTGCACAGAATTAGAATCTCTACTAAATTTCATCAAGCAAACAGTGATCTGATTGTGAAAAAGCCAGAGAATATGCCATGTAAATTCTTCCTAATCTATTCATCTGCTTGTCAAAAGAGAGCAAACTAAGGGAGTCAAGGGATCACCATCCCTTGTCTTGGATGGTTGAACATCTCCATTCTGTCAAGGAATATAGGAGTTTGATTCACATATTGCAGTAGATAAGGGTAGAATTTAGCTTAAGGAGTTTTAATTGATGGGAATAACATAAATGACTCAACAAGAACAGTATGTCCACAGATCCACAAAACTAAATACATGCAGTGCATAAATGTAACTGGTTTCAAGAAAAGTACCTGAAGAAATGATGATAACAATTCGATTTGACAACTGAAGAAATCCCTCAAATCTTAAGAACTTATAGAAACATTTGAAAACAAAATGTAGACAGAATCTATATATTAAAATTAGACAAGAAGATTTATCCAGAAAGCAAAAACACTGAAACCCAGGCagtgaagaagaaaaaagagtagTTCAGAGCAAAAGATTGAGAGATGTATAAAGGAAAACAAATCAAATCTTTAGAAACTCAGTGCAGCGTTGAGTGGCTGTAGCAACAAATTCACTTACAATTCATGGAACAAGAACAGGGAGTTGTTACCAAAATCTAATCTTTAAGACGTGATACCAAGGGGGAGTTGTTCcctaaatctaaaaatcaaagctTGCACTTGAGAGAACACGAAATCCAGAGAAGCAACGCAGACAAAAGCGaaaaagattggatttttagGAGCAGGAAGCAGCAACCTGTATAGGGGAGAGGTTATCGTCGATGAACTGATCCCACGTCTGGTTCTGGTTCTGCAAGCTCTTGCACACCTTGCCCTGCACCAAGCAGCTCCTGATGCTCCTCCAGTTCTTGGCGCTCTCCACCCTCCTCTGGAGCCAATGGGAGTAGTCGCCGAGGCGGTACTCCGGGAACCCGCGGCCGGAGACGGCGTGGCTGGCGCCCTTGTTGGTGACGACGAAGGCGAAGAGGGTGAAGCAGACGAGGAGGATGATGAGGAGGAGCATGACGACGAGGTAGAGCCATAAGAGGCAGGAGTTGCGGAAGTAGGCGCCGACGCAGCCCGCGAGGGAGACGAGGAAGGCGAAGACGCCGAGCGCGACGAGGGGCACGTCCAGGAACCTCTCGCAGTCAGTGGCAGCGCGCTGGGTCAGCCAAATGCCACCGCCGAGGATGGGGATTGACAGCATCAGCGTGATGACGTTAAGCGCCCCGATGAGGCCGTTGCTCAACCTCACCATCCTTCCCCTGCACACCCaccgaggaggaaggagaagaagagtaaGAAGCAGAGCAGGCAGCCGATGCAATACAGAAAACAGAGGATGAGAGAGAGACTTCAATATAAGGGAAGTATTCGTAGGTGAGTGTTGGCATTAAGGCGACTACCATTCTTCCCCTGTCATAATTACCAAATAATGGAGATATAAGCCCATCTAATGCTCCTTTATTGTATGTGATTTGAATGCTGTGAGAAGCTATAAACACTGTCCATTGTGCTTAGAACTCGTCACATCCACATATACTGATTAATTATGGATATTATCTATTTATTTCTCCAGGTTTTATTATGATCGGCTACGAATGAAACAGAGGAGGCGTTCCTCTGTTTTCATGTGGAAAAAACGAGCTGTTCTTACGCGCCCAACTTACGCGCAAATCAGAACGTAACATGCACGGGGCCATCTCAGCACGTAATTTTCAGGCGTATAGAAGACTAGTATTCGAGGTCTCGTGGCAGATTAACTTAACGTTGACCGTTTAGCAGCAGTGGTGGGCGGCAGTTGACAGAGCGGTTAAGTGATCCGCGACGGAAGTTGAAGAGACGTCGTCGTCTTCCGCACTGCCATCGCcatatgcagatttatcttttttctttaatacctattaatattattatcataTAAATGGTAAGTGATAAAAAGTAAATTCGATTTAGGATTAAAATTCTTAACCTTTGATAAGTGAATCTAATAtacaaaaattatcattttatgagtaaaaaattattataataaatttcaaaTTTCTAacatttcttttatatatatatatatatatatatcactcgaAAAATTCTCACGTGCGGAAAAATAGTGCCACGTAGATATCCGGAACACGAACACCCAACTACCGATGGAGGACAACACCGCCCCGCATCGTATTCTGACCGTACGATTGGGCCTCCTTCCTCTTTATTACCACCGAGCATCGAATTCCAGCCGTACGATCTGCGGCCTTCCTCGTGTTATCCCCCGTTGCCCCCAGTAAACAGCCGCTCTTCCCGTGCTACTAATCAAAGGGTGTCTCCTCCCACGGCGACGTTGCAGTGCCACTCGTTAGGGTAGAAATTAGGGCTCGTTCGCGGCGCCTCGACTTGGGAGAGGAAGACTGAGGTGGAATCCCCTCGATCTCTTCCATTGCAGCCGCCAGGAGCTCTCTTTCGGTAACAATCGGACTCCGGATGGGTGCGATTCTTGAGTTTTCGTTGTTGGGTTTGCCTACTTGGTTGGATTAGATCGTCGATTACATGAGACAGCTCTGGATTTCGAGTCGGTGTAGAATTTGATCGCAATCATAATTATCGTGTTTGTTTCGTGGGGACGATGTTCCGTTGCTACTTCGCACTAACTCCTGTTTTAATTGTTGTTGTTCATCAGCTGCCATCTGTATTTTGATGAGAACCTCAGCACGGTTTCTTCAACAAGTCCGGTGTTTGTATCGGTTTCACCGAGGAGGGATTTCAGCGAATAGACTGGGGAAAACCGATAGAGTTTCCATTTTGAATCATCCGGTTGTGGGAGCCCTTGTCGGCAGAGAAGCCGATAGATACCTGAACCAAAGTTTGCTTTTCTTCAGGGCTGTGTGTACTAGCGGAGGTTCTCTTACGACCACTATTACATTGTTTTATTGTTTCCTATTCAACTGCAACAGAGTTTGTTTGCGTATTGCAACTTGTATTCAGTTATGGCATTATCTATTTACTACATACCAGTGGACATTGGCTATTAGGTTATGTTATTTTAAGATACAAACAATCGTTCTCTATTTTGATATCTAGCTATTACTATAAATAGGATCTTGTGATGTTGGCGGAGCAGGCCCTTTGCTGGAGTATGAAAAGAGAATTACATCCGGCGAACTTGTTGGCGGAGACAGCTTCCAGGTTTGGGCCGCTGATCCCTTAATCATGGCGCTGCTTGATTCATTGTCACTGGATGCTCTCATATTTCCTTGATGGTGACATTAGATAGACACACTTCAAGCACTGCAAAGGCTCTATGAAGAGCTTGTGGAGCATGAAGAGAGTTGCCAGTTGGATAGATATAAGTCATCACAAAAGTCTGGGAGGTATGCGTAGATAGTAATTTCTTGAATGTGACAGCTCGTTGATCTTCTCAAGGAATTGTCTGTTTGTATTTGCAATTTACTGTTTAATAGGATCATTATGCAGGAGGAGGTGGCTATGGTCCCGTTTTATGCCTCAGTCTACTTATTCACCAGTTAAAGGGCTGTATCTTTATGGAGGAGTAGGCACTGGAAAAACAATGCTTATGGATTTGTTTTTCAATCAATTGTATGCCTTCTCTGAGTTCTTCCTTGTTGCAATATATAAATCTAACATGTTTATGTCTTTTGGAAAATCATAGCTCGTAAGGCTCTTTATTACTGGAAAATTTATAGTTCGAAACATTTAGATTAAATCATATAACAAAATCTATTTGTGATTTTCATTTCTCTTGCTACTATTGCTATAATGAAGATTACATGTTCTACATTCACCAATTTCATCGTGGTCTACACCTGATGGGGATTCTTCAATATACCAGAATAATAGGGTTTTTGCCAACCATCAATCGGTCATTCATGCACACATGTATGGTTAATCATCACTTGTTTGGTACACTGGATATTAAGCTAAATCAAGAGTGTATGATCTTATCATCCTGTCAATTGTTTTTGGGTCAGATAGACCTCAATCTATCCAAGAGTAATTAATGCTTTGAGTGGTCCACCACCTGAGAGGCTTACAGTATCTTTGTCATTTGTACCCCCTTATCAGTTCCTGACAAAACTAAACATGAAGTAGTGAcactatatttttttctttttgctagtaaatttcatATTATCTATATTCTTTGTCTATCCACAATTTTCATTTAGCTATTGCCTAATTCCACTCTTTTCTTGTGCAGGCCATCTAATTGGAGGAAGAAAAGAATACACTTTCATGATTTTATGTTGAATGTACATAGCCGGCTACAGGTATGGTTACTTTTATATTTATCTCCAATTTTTTTGTTTACTAGGTTTAAGGAGCACTCAAACTTTTTTTTACTAGAACTAGTCCATTTATGCCCCTTTTAACTTATTATATGTTGACGTTCTTGGCCCTTCAATAATTTAATACTAGATGCACAAAGGGGTAGCAGATCCACTTGAAGTTGTTGCAGCAGAGATTTCAGATGAGTCCATTCTACTATGCCTTGATGAATTTATGGTATGTTCTGAATTTATTGATAGGTTATCATTTCTTCATATTGCTCTTGATGCTTTGTTGATTCTTAAACACATAGGTAACTGATGTTGCTGATGCTTTGATATTAAATCGGCTTTTTTGCCATTTGTTCAGCAATGGTGTGGTGCGTATTTCTCTTTACCTTGATATTTCCCTTTTTCTGCTTAGAAACTGCATTCACCTTTCTATTCCTTTCCCATATGTGGTACATTTCAATCCTAGGTTCTTGTCTCCACTTCCAATCGTGCTCCAGACCAGCTCTATGAAGGTGGTTTGCAAAGGGACCTATTTTTACCTTTTATTGAAACCTTGAAGGTATCTGATAGTTATTTTATGGCTCTGGTTTAAGTTTTATAAGATATAATCGTTTAGTAGCTGATGATGATCTTGTgaaaatttgagaaaggaaaggtgTGTAATTCATGAAATTAGCTCTTCAACGGACTACCGAAAGATGGGTTCTGTAAGTTCTGTGCTTTATTATTGATAAATGCCCTGATACCACAACCGCTAACAGCAATTGCACTTGATGCAGGCAGAGAATGGCTACTATTTTATCGGGAAGAAGTACTCTGGACTCCTAAGAGAGAAGTTTCATCAGTTAATAGGAGCAGAGAAACCTGGCCCGCAAGTTGTTGAAGTTGTAATGGGACGAAAGTTGCAGGTCTAAATTATAGATCTTCGAAACATGATAACATTTGGGTCTTTCATGGCATATAGGAAAGAAGATTGGTGATTCTTATACCTTTTTACATTCAGGTCCCACTCGGAGCTAATGGATGTGCATATTTTCCTTTTGAGGATCTTTGTGACAGACCTTTGGGGGCAGCAGACTACTTTGGATTGTTCAGTGAGCTAGCTCCACTCCTCTTCTGCATCAATTACATGCAATTTGTAGTATACTTGGGCATAACACTCATTATTGTGCTGGAAAACATACTATTTCCTATAGCCTGCTttgatttttttcaaaattattgtGCAGAGAAGTTCCATACACTTGCACTTGAAGGAGTTCCCAAGTTTGGGATCCACAACAGAACTGCAGCGTATAGGTTTGTCACATTGGTTGATGTGCGTCTCAAGCTTTCCTTCAAGTATTGTAATTTGAAGATTATAGATCTAGCCTATAGTGTCGGCTATTTGCCATATTAGCTATGCTGAAAATTGTGGAATTTTCTTCTAACGTGTTTAACCAGATATCTCAACAAGAGAAAGGTTTGATAAGAGAAAAAGGattgtgaagaagaagaagaatgtatCTGATGTAGGGTTATGAGTTAAAATAGAGCATAAATATGAATCTAAATTATAGGTTAGACTGATTATTAGCTTTTTGATATCTCCTAGTGATTGTTTAGTTTGAAGTTTTGAACAAGTTACTGGAAAATAAAGACAGTCTTTTCTGATGTCCAATTTTTTATTCCGGCCAGGTGTTTTTAGGTTTATTGATTTAGAATGGAAGTAACTAGTGGTGGCTGGCTGTTTATACAAGAACTTGGTCACTTTTTTTTCATGGTGAATATTTAAATAATGATTAGCATCTGTTAGTTATGATGAATAAGTAATATGCTTTTCAAATGACGAATTTACTTGATAGATTATGTTGGCGACTCATAGTTATCCATATAATAAGGGTGTTGCTATCCATTGCATTCTGAGATCTGAATTGTAATGCACATGAGCACAATTTTCATTTTTGTATTGTGACATTGACTTGTTATGTAAGAATATAATATTTGACATATTTCTGCATGTTTTTTGAATTATCAATGTTTTTTATGCACATGCTTGATAAATATGTGACAATTTGGACTGTAGAGTGTGTGTGTGGATATCGATACTAAAGCACTGGTGATCTAATTAATAGAAAAAGGAACTGTGATGGTTTGCTAGAGAAACAATTCTTCGTGCATTGACTGTTACGAGTGTTCACCAGTAATTTAAGTAGATGGTTAAAGAAAATAGTAATATCTCTTTTCAACAGGTGATGTATGAGAATAAAGCCAGATTGTTGTGCACGGCAGAAGCATCTCCTGTTGAGTTATTTGAAAGAATTGTGACAGTCATGGATGCCCAGAAAATTTATCCACGGTCTTCTTCACGGTCTAAGAAAACTGATGATATTGATCTTTGCGTTGACAATGAGCTAGGATTCGCCAAAGACCGCACCATCAGCAGGTATGACTCAACTAATTCCTAGTAATATGGTTTAAGGACATATATGAATGCATATATACAAGAATCATAATCTGTTGCATTTATTCATTGGCCAAAAATATGAAACCAGATTTAACATTCTTTCAGTGCTTGAGACAATATATTAGGAACATTCTTCAtgttatgatgattgatttttttactgataatgtttcttattttagagTCACTAATGGTGCTGTCATTTACCAGATTAACAGAGATGAATAGCAAAGAGTATTTGGAGCAACATGAAGCCAATGTGACGGATAATAAGACCCCACAAAAGTAGAGAATGATGTTGTGATaacaatgtttcatttattaatttatatgttGAATAAAATCTCCTTAATTTTGAGGGAACACATAATCCATCTGTTGAGGTGGAGGCTTCAGAACTAATCTTATCTTACATTTTGTTGAAAGATATCAACTGTGAAAGAAAATTATATATGAGCTATCCAATTTTACTTCTTGCTTCTGAGTTCATTTATCCGTCAATCTGCTCATGCAGAGTTCGGTGTCTTTTACGACAATGCTTTAGTTATGACTACTGCTGCAGATCTTTTGCCATCAGCCCCGCACAACTCATCTTCTCAACCTTCTTCGGCGACGGCGAGACCGAGCTACGACGGAGGCGGCAGGAAGAACCGAAGTGACCGGCGACCGTCGCAAGACACTGGCAACATCCGAATCCGGTCACCTCAGGTAGGATTAAGAACGGAGAACTGCTAGGATTgaagtcaaaaaaataatttattggcCCGGTTTGTCCCCCAGTGTGTAATGCGGTAAGAACACGAGACGGtgttcatatttcagtttactggTTGGAGGAGATGGGCCAATGTGGCCTGACCCACGAGATGGTTAGCTAACCAAACAGTCAAATAAGAAGAAGCCCACCCACGAGATTGGACCGGGCTTCATTTTCGCGTGAAGTTGCGGAGTCATTCTCATGAATCCGGTCACCATAGGTACGTTTAAGAATTCAGAATTCAGAGGTTTTGAcgccaaaaaatatttttttgggcCTCTTTGTCGCAAGATGAGTATGTGGTAATCTTACAGAACGGTGTTTGTACCCAGATAACTAGAAGGTCAGCTGATGAAACGGCCCAAGAAGAAGAAGCTCACATACGAGATTGGACCGGGCTCTAATTTGCACGTGTAGTTGGGAGCCACTTTCATGAATCCGGTCACCGCAGGTACGTATAAGAATTCAGAATTAAGAGGTTTTCAcgccaaaatttttttttttgggcctCTTTGTCGCAAGATGCATTTGCGGTAATCTTACAGAACGGTGTTTGTAACCAGATACTAGAAGGTCAGCTGATGAAACGGCCCAAGAACAAGAAGCCCACCCACGAGATTGGACCGGGCTTAATTTGCTCATGTAGTTGCGG from Musa acuminata AAA Group cultivar baxijiao chromosome BXJ1-3, Cavendish_Baxijiao_AAA, whole genome shotgun sequence encodes the following:
- the LOC103980123 gene encoding tetraspanin-7-like gives rise to the protein MVRLSNGLIGALNVITLMLSIPILGGGIWLTQRAATDCERFLDVPLVALGVFAFLVSLAGCVGAYFRNSCLLWLYLVVMLLLIILLVCFTLFAFVVTNKGASHAVSGRGFPEYRLGDYSHWLQRRVESAKNWRSIRSCLVQGKVCKSLQNQNQTWDQFIDDNLSPIQSGCCKPPSACNFTYINGTAWTKPPGFYSSDLPDCNSWQNDPSTLCYDCQSCKAGVLANLKHDWKKIAVINFVLLIFLVVIYLIGCCAFRNDKDVYC